TCTAGCTTGGATGCGGTTCTCCGAAAGCAACGTGATATCAAGCAGGGTCTGATGCAGGAGTTGTTGTCCGGTAGAACGCGCTTGCCAGGTTTCGCAGGGGAGTGGGTTGATACCCAGCTGGGTAGTGTTCTGAAGTTTCAGGCTGGCTTTCCATTTGAATCAAGATATTTCGCAACGACGCCACGAGGAGTGCGCCTTGTCCGCAATAGAGATTTGCGCGCGGACGACTCGATCACTTTTTACGAGGGGCCATACTCTGCAGATTATGTCTTGCGAAGCGGCGACGTTCTGGTCGGTATGGATGGGGACTTTGAGCCGGTGATATGGCGTTCCGAAGGCGCATTACTAAACCAACGAGTCGGTCGGCTCAGAGCCTCTTCTCAGGTTAGTTCAGCTTATCTTGCCTATGCACTCTGGTCCCCGTTGAAGGAGCTACAAGCTTCGACCGGAGCGACCACGGTAAAGCATCTTTCTCACAGCGATGTCGAGAAGATGACTCTTTCTCTTCCGGGTGTTGTTGAGCAGCAAGCTATCGCTGAGGTTTTGCTTGATGCCGATAAGGAGATCTCGGCTCTGGAGCGTCAGCTTGAGTCTGCTCGTGCGATCAAAGAAGGCATGATGCAGGAGCTGTTGACGGGTCGGACTCGGCTGGTTCCGGAGGTGGCTTCATGAGTGACGTCGGCCAGATTGAACGCAAGACTCAAAATCGCGCTGTCGACCTCTTTCGTGACCCGTCGCGCCTTGCTTATGACTATGGCGGAAATCGGGAGGACTGGGACAACCGGAACATCGACGTCCCGGTCTTGGAACAGAACCTCAAGGCTCGTGGTTACGACGATGAACTGGTTCGCCGAGCCGTCAAGCAGCTAACAGCGGCTGCTTCTTTGGGTGCGGGACAGAACCTCTACGATGCCAACCGCAAGTTCTACGAGTTGCTTCGCTATGGCGTGAAGATCAAGCGTGACGTTGGCGAGACCACAGAGACCGTCTGGCCTATCGACTGGAGCAATCCTGGAGCGAACCATTTCATGGTGGCTGAAGAGGTGACGATCAAGGGTGAGCACACCAAGCGCCCAGACGTCGTCATCTACGTCAACGGCATGGCTCTTGGGGTCACTGAGTTGAAGCGCTCTTGGGTTAGCGTCAGTGAGGGCATCCGCCAGAACATTGGCAACCAGAAGCAACACTTTGTCCGTCCGTTCTTCACCACTGTCCAGCTCCTCTTCGCAGGCAACGATGTTGAAGGTCTGCGTTATGGCGTCATCGATACACCGGAGAAGTACTGGCTGGAGTGGCGCGAACCAGGCGATGAGCCGAACCCTCTTGATCAAGCGCTACTGCAGATGTGCTCTAAGGAGCGCTTCCTTGAACTAATCCACGATTTCATTGTTTTTGATTCTGGCGTCAAGAAGGTTGCCCGCCACAACCAGTACTTCGGAGTGAAAGCCGCCCAGGAACGGGTTAGGTCCCACGATGGCGGAATCATTTGGCACACGCAGGGTTCCGGCAAGAGCCTGACGATGGTTTGGCTTGCCAAGTGGATTCGAGAGAACCAAGACGATGCCCGCGTCCTAATCATCACTGACCGTACCGAACTGGACGATCAGATTGAAGAGGTCTTCGGCGGCGTCAACGAGTCGATCTACCGAGCCTCTTCCGGCGCTGACCTGATTGAAACTCTTGGCAAGAGTCAACCTTGGCTGGTGGCATCTTTAGTTCATAAGTTTCGCGCTGCGGAGCGAGATGATGAGTCGGATGATGGCGAGACGGATGCCTTTATTGCTGAGCTCGGTTCGAGCATTCCAGCAGACTGGAAGGCGAAAGGAAATCTCTTTGTCTTTGTTGACGAGGCTCATCGCACCCAGAGTGGCAAGCTCCATAAGGCAATGACAACCCTTCTGCCGAACGCCATGTTCATTGGTTTCACCGGCACTCCGCTTCTTAAGGCGGACAAGATGACGAGCATCGAGACGTTCGGCTCCTTCATCCACACCTACAAGTTCGATGAGGCAGTTCGCGATGGTGTCGTCCTGGATCTGCGCTACACCGCTCGTAACATCGACCAGCAACTAGTCGGCCGAGAGGCAGTGGATAAATGGTTCGACGTTAAGACCAAGGGGCTGACTGATCTTTCTAAAGCTCGGTTGAAGCGGAAGTGGGGAACGATTCAGAAGGTCGTTTCGGCTCGCTCTCGCGCCTCCATGATTGTTCAAGACATCCTGATGGACTTTGAGCGCGAACCTCGTCTGGTTTCTGGTCGCGGCAACGCCATGTTGGTCAGCGAAAGCGTCTATCAAGCCTGCAAGTTCTACGAGATGTTCGCTCAGGCTGGGTTCAAGGACAAGGTCGCGATTGTCTCCAGCTACGTGCCGAGCGCTACTGCGATCTCCAAAGAAGATGCGGGAGCCGGTGCTAATGAAGAACTGATGAAGTACGACATCTACCGCCAAATGCTGTCGGACTATTTCCAGGAGCCAGCTGATAAAGCAGTTTTACGAATCGATGAGTTCGAGACCGAGGTCAAGCGTCGCTTCGTTAAAGAGCCGGGTCAGATGCGCCTGCTGATTGTCGTCGACAAGCTCCTGACCGGGTTTGACGCCCCAAGTGCCACCTACCTTTATATAGATAAGTCGATGCAGGATCACGGTCTGTTCCAGGCCATCTGCCGAGTCAACCGCCTCGATGGGGAGGACAAGACCTATGGCTATGTTGTCGACTACCGCGACCTCTTCAAATCCCTAGATAAAGCCATTCACGACTACACCGCTGGAGCCCTGGACGGCTACGCCAAAGAGGACATCGACGGTCTTTTGAAAGACAGAACCGAGCAGGATCGCAAAGACCTAGACGAAGCTCTAGAAAAAGTTCGGGCACTCTGTGAGCCAGTTGCGCCACCCAAGGGCACTGTTGAGTACCAGCACTACTTCGTTTCCAAGGTGCCGGGTGACGCTGAGCAAATCAAAGAGAACGAACCGAAACGTATCCAGCTCTACAAATCTGTTGCATCGTTGGTTCGCTCCTACGCGACACTCGCCAACGACATGGAAGAAGCTGGCTACAGCGCCTCCGA
This genomic stretch from Schaalia sp. JY-X169 harbors:
- a CDS encoding restriction endonuclease subunit S, which translates into the protein MSNSRWIETTLGDLATVRRGASPRPIASPRWFDASSEVRWVRIADVNRSDGRLLTSTTQALSPDGVVRSRYLEPGTLIMSIAATVGVPVITAVQSCIHDGFVSLQRLQADQQFLLYLLKSSEHLLREAGQSGSQTNINSDIVREFEVRIPASKEEQKRIGTTLWETDDLISSLDAVLRKQRDIKQGLMQELLSGRTRLPGFAGEWVDTQLGSVLKFQAGFPFESRYFATTPRGVRLVRNRDLRADDSITFYEGPYSADYVLRSGDVLVGMDGDFEPVIWRSEGALLNQRVGRLRASSQVSSAYLAYALWSPLKELQASTGATTVKHLSHSDVEKMTLSLPGVVEQQAIAEVLLDADKEISALERQLESARAIKEGMMQELLTGRTRLVPEVAS
- a CDS encoding type I restriction endonuclease subunit R — encoded protein: MSDVGQIERKTQNRAVDLFRDPSRLAYDYGGNREDWDNRNIDVPVLEQNLKARGYDDELVRRAVKQLTAAASLGAGQNLYDANRKFYELLRYGVKIKRDVGETTETVWPIDWSNPGANHFMVAEEVTIKGEHTKRPDVVIYVNGMALGVTELKRSWVSVSEGIRQNIGNQKQHFVRPFFTTVQLLFAGNDVEGLRYGVIDTPEKYWLEWREPGDEPNPLDQALLQMCSKERFLELIHDFIVFDSGVKKVARHNQYFGVKAAQERVRSHDGGIIWHTQGSGKSLTMVWLAKWIRENQDDARVLIITDRTELDDQIEEVFGGVNESIYRASSGADLIETLGKSQPWLVASLVHKFRAAERDDESDDGETDAFIAELGSSIPADWKAKGNLFVFVDEAHRTQSGKLHKAMTTLLPNAMFIGFTGTPLLKADKMTSIETFGSFIHTYKFDEAVRDGVVLDLRYTARNIDQQLVGREAVDKWFDVKTKGLTDLSKARLKRKWGTIQKVVSARSRASMIVQDILMDFEREPRLVSGRGNAMLVSESVYQACKFYEMFAQAGFKDKVAIVSSYVPSATAISKEDAGAGANEELMKYDIYRQMLSDYFQEPADKAVLRIDEFETEVKRRFVKEPGQMRLLIVVDKLLTGFDAPSATYLYIDKSMQDHGLFQAICRVNRLDGEDKTYGYVVDYRDLFKSLDKAIHDYTAGALDGYAKEDIDGLLKDRTEQDRKDLDEALEKVRALCEPVAPPKGTVEYQHYFVSKVPGDAEQIKENEPKRIQLYKSVASLVRSYATLANDMEEAGYSASEALSIKKEVAHFVAVRNEVERGAGENIDMKQFEAGMRSLLDTYILAEPSENVATLQKGLVELIVERGDEAIDTLPKGIKDNKEAVAETIINNVRKTIVDERALNPKYYDQMSALLDAIIEKRREQADEYADYLQDLLDLTTKVGNKESDRVYPAWVTSPAQRAFADFDWPEGYEAQLEHISDFIQSNKDHGWVGNPMKERALKRVLRRELPNEFSNEQLDDLVNLLKEHDEYR